One window of the Caldilineales bacterium genome contains the following:
- a CDS encoding GNAT family N-acetyltransferase: MEVNVRRATAADYDRLCDLFAEIDALHRDHLPHLFQKPAGAALERDYFLALIDDEMIALFVAAVGEEVVGFAHSLLRVAPDLPLFVPRRYAVVDSIMVKSEFQHRGIGRTLMNSVQDWAIAEGVTAIELNVYEFNQTALSFYESLGYRTLSRKMSKEL, translated from the coding sequence ATGGAAGTCAATGTTCGTAGGGCCACAGCTGCCGATTATGACCGCTTGTGCGATCTGTTCGCCGAGATCGATGCTCTGCATCGCGACCATCTCCCTCACCTGTTCCAAAAGCCAGCCGGCGCGGCGCTCGAACGCGATTACTTCCTGGCCTTGATCGATGATGAGATGATCGCCTTGTTCGTGGCGGCGGTAGGCGAGGAAGTTGTTGGTTTTGCGCACTCACTGCTCCGAGTGGCCCCAGATTTGCCTCTTTTCGTCCCCCGGCGTTACGCCGTGGTCGATAGCATCATGGTGAAATCGGAGTTCCAGCATCGCGGCATTGGTAGAACACTGATGAACAGTGTGCAGGACTGGGCAATCGCCGAAGGCGTCACCGCCATCGAGTTGAATGTTTATGAATTCAACCAGACAGCGCTTTCTTTTTACGAAAGCCTCGGCTACCGAACCCTTAGCCGGAAAATGAGCAAAGAACTGTGA
- a CDS encoding HAD-IIA family hydrolase, with protein MSTAHPAGRTRPGIPLYDGYIFDLDGTIYLGDTLLPGAFATLTRLRQLGKRVVFLSNNPTHSRFDYAAKLTRLGLPTPPADIINSSVVMADFLRRRMPGARLFVVGEEPLHQELRAAGFGISQAADGETVQPGQIDAVIASFDRTFAYWKLQIAFDAIRQGAHFFATNGDRYCPVPTTPATPTGGQPDAAAVIAAIETCTNTRVEAIVGKPSAYMAAAILVLLHLPPERCLMTGDRLETDVQMGLDAGMAAALTLTGATSAAAAAASPIRPTYIIDDLSALVEGVDR; from the coding sequence ATGAGCACCGCACACCCTGCCGGCCGGACTAGGCCCGGCATCCCGCTCTACGACGGCTACATCTTCGACCTCGACGGCACCATCTACCTGGGCGACACCCTGCTCCCCGGCGCCTTCGCGACCCTGACCAGGCTGCGCCAACTTGGCAAGCGCGTCGTCTTCCTTTCCAACAACCCCACCCACAGCCGTTTCGACTACGCCGCCAAGCTCACCCGGCTTGGCCTCCCCACCCCGCCCGCCGACATCATCAATTCATCGGTGGTGATGGCCGACTTCCTCCGGCGGCGGATGCCGGGCGCACGGCTCTTCGTCGTGGGCGAGGAACCGCTGCACCAGGAACTGCGCGCGGCCGGATTCGGGATCAGCCAGGCGGCAGACGGTGAAACCGTCCAGCCAGGGCAGATCGACGCCGTCATCGCCAGCTTCGACCGCACCTTCGCCTACTGGAAACTGCAAATCGCCTTCGACGCCATCCGACAGGGCGCACACTTCTTCGCCACCAACGGCGATCGCTACTGCCCCGTCCCCACCACCCCCGCCACCCCCACCGGCGGCCAGCCCGACGCCGCCGCCGTTATCGCCGCCATCGAAACCTGCACCAACACCCGCGTCGAGGCCATCGTCGGCAAACCCTCGGCGTACATGGCTGCGGCCATCCTGGTCCTCCTCCATCTCCCTCCCGAACGCTGTCTGATGACCGGCGACCGCCTGGAAACCGATGTGCAGATGGGCCTCGACGCCGGCATGGCCGCGGCCCTGACACTGACCGGGGCCACCAGCGCCGCCGCTGCCGCCGCCTCGCCCATCCGCCCAACCTACATCATCGACGATTTGAGCGCGTTGGTTGAAGGAGTAGACAGGTAG
- a CDS encoding beta-galactosidase encodes MKLGVCYYPEHWPPERWSQDARLMAAAGLDYVRIGEFAWQQMEPAEGRFDWDWLDRAIDTLAAEGLRLILGTPTAAPPAWLCAAHPDILPVDSQGRRRRFGSRRHYCPNSPDFQAHSRRIVAAMAARYGRHPAVIGWQIDNEFGCHDTARCYCPHCAAAFRRWLRSRYGALDPLNRAWGTVFWSQVYDDWEQIEPPILTVAEPNPSQVLDYWRFSSASYVAYQQLQIDLLHEHTSGQFITTNFMGTYPDLDYHALARPLDFVTWDSYPTGYAERNAPALYRSDEARPVFAHDVGDPYVTGFCHDLTRGLKQAPFWVMEQQAGHINWGAVNPGVRPGAVRLWTWHALASGAEAVVYFRWRACLYGHEIHHSGLLKHDASPDVGYGDILSMAGERDLMATIAASPLEPAPIALLLDYDNLWAVQSQPHRRDFGYLRHLFTFYRAARQLGLAVDIVPPDADLTPYRLVAAPTQIFATPAQVAALTDFVQGGGLLLLGVRSGFKTPANTATDVPLPGVFRTLAGATVTAWHSLPDGVSYPLASSLPGLSGGAGFWAEALKPDEGGAGAAIVRFAGGPFADMPALTANTVGRGRCLYLGFYPAVEQAKALLAHLSAEIGLRSPVASLPGGVMACQRGPYLMLLNFDDAERVVQMEPGAHAHRSVTVAPRSVHIVPLA; translated from the coding sequence ATGAAACTCGGCGTCTGCTACTATCCTGAACACTGGCCGCCCGAACGCTGGTCGCAGGACGCTCGCCTGATGGCCGCTGCCGGGCTGGACTACGTGCGCATCGGCGAATTCGCCTGGCAGCAAATGGAGCCGGCCGAAGGGCGTTTCGACTGGGACTGGCTCGATCGGGCTATCGACACCCTGGCGGCAGAGGGCCTGCGCCTCATCCTCGGCACACCCACCGCCGCCCCGCCCGCCTGGCTGTGCGCGGCCCACCCCGACATCCTGCCTGTGGATAGCCAGGGGCGCCGGCGGCGATTCGGCTCCCGCCGCCACTACTGCCCCAACAGCCCCGACTTCCAGGCTCACAGCCGTCGCATCGTCGCCGCCATGGCGGCCCGCTATGGTCGCCATCCCGCCGTCATCGGCTGGCAGATCGACAACGAATTCGGTTGCCACGACACCGCCCGCTGCTACTGCCCGCACTGCGCCGCCGCCTTCCGCCGCTGGCTGCGCAGTCGCTACGGCGCCCTCGATCCCCTCAACCGCGCCTGGGGGACGGTTTTTTGGAGCCAGGTCTACGACGACTGGGAGCAGATCGAGCCGCCTATCCTGACCGTCGCCGAACCCAACCCCAGTCAGGTTCTGGACTACTGGCGCTTCTCGTCCGCTTCCTATGTCGCCTACCAACAGCTTCAGATCGACCTCTTGCACGAACACACCAGCGGCCAGTTCATCACCACCAACTTCATGGGGACTTACCCCGACCTCGACTACCACGCCCTGGCCCGGCCGCTCGATTTCGTCACCTGGGACTCGTACCCCACCGGCTATGCCGAGCGTAATGCGCCGGCGCTCTACCGCAGCGATGAAGCTCGCCCCGTCTTTGCCCACGATGTGGGCGACCCCTACGTCACCGGCTTCTGCCACGACCTCACCCGGGGGCTGAAACAGGCCCCGTTCTGGGTGATGGAGCAGCAGGCCGGGCACATCAACTGGGGGGCGGTGAATCCCGGTGTGCGGCCGGGCGCCGTGCGGTTGTGGACCTGGCACGCCCTTGCCAGCGGCGCCGAGGCGGTGGTCTACTTCCGTTGGCGCGCCTGTCTCTACGGCCACGAAATCCACCATTCCGGCCTGCTCAAACACGACGCCTCACCTGATGTCGGCTATGGCGACATCCTGAGCATGGCCGGCGAGCGCGATCTGATGGCCACCATCGCCGCCAGCCCGCTGGAGCCGGCCCCAATCGCCCTGCTGCTCGACTACGACAACCTCTGGGCCGTGCAAAGCCAGCCCCATCGCCGCGATTTCGGCTACCTGCGCCATCTCTTCACCTTCTACCGCGCCGCCCGGCAGCTGGGCCTGGCGGTGGACATCGTCCCACCCGACGCCGACCTGACTCCCTACCGCCTGGTCGCGGCCCCAACCCAGATCTTCGCCACCCCGGCCCAGGTGGCGGCGTTGACGGACTTCGTCCAGGGCGGCGGCCTCCTGCTCTTGGGTGTGCGGTCCGGCTTCAAGACGCCCGCCAACACCGCCACCGACGTCCCCCTCCCCGGCGTCTTCCGCACCCTGGCCGGGGCCACCGTCACCGCCTGGCACTCGCTGCCCGACGGCGTCAGCTATCCCCTCGCTTCCTCGCTGCCCGGACTGAGCGGCGGCGCCGGTTTCTGGGCCGAGGCGCTGAAACCAGACGAGGGCGGGGCGGGCGCAGCCATCGTCCGCTTCGCCGGCGGCCCCTTCGCCGATATGCCGGCCCTGACAGCCAACACCGTTGGCCGCGGGCGCTGTCTCTACCTGGGTTTCTACCCCGCTGTCGAGCAGGCCAAAGCCCTCCTCGCCCATCTGTCGGCCGAGATCGGCCTGCGCTCGCCGGTCGCATCACTGCCCGGCGGCGTGATGGCGTGTCAGCGCGGCCCCTACCTGATGCTCCTCAACTTCGACGACGCCGAGCGGGTCGTGCAGATGGAACCAGGCGCCCATGCCCACCGCTCCGTCACCGTCGCCCCGCGCAGCGTCCACATCGTCCCGCTGGCATGA
- a CDS encoding carbohydrate ABC transporter permease, which yields MTTLAQAQPRPGGLTLTQQRRRTQQIFLYIFLTALTILWLLPIFAALITSLRTMDDIASNGFWTLPRVWTTDNFTRAWTAARVSKYLLNSFIITLPSLLGMLFLSSLAAYALARFRFRANLWIYFLFVAGTMLPFQILMLPVFRLTNKLGLYDTYGSLILIHTAFQIGFCTFVLRNFMRTVPHEIMDAAEVDGCSELRIYWQMVLPLTLPALAALATLEFTWVFNDYLWAIILLRSDALRPVTAGLATLRGQYNTDWPVITAGALLATLPTLLIFIFLQRYFIQGLTLGSNK from the coding sequence ATGACTACCCTGGCCCAAGCCCAACCCCGTCCCGGCGGCCTCACCCTCACCCAGCAGCGCCGCCGCACGCAGCAGATCTTTCTCTACATCTTCCTCACCGCCCTGACCATACTCTGGCTGCTGCCCATCTTCGCCGCCCTGATTACGTCCTTGCGCACCATGGATGACATCGCCAGCAACGGCTTCTGGACCCTGCCGCGGGTATGGACGACAGACAACTTCACACGCGCCTGGACGGCGGCGCGCGTCTCCAAATACTTGCTCAACAGCTTCATCATCACCCTGCCCTCGCTCTTGGGGATGCTCTTCCTCTCCTCGCTGGCCGCCTACGCCCTCGCCCGCTTCCGCTTCCGGGCCAACCTTTGGATCTACTTCCTGTTCGTGGCCGGCACCATGCTCCCCTTCCAGATCCTGATGCTGCCGGTCTTCAGGCTCACCAACAAATTGGGGCTGTACGACACCTACGGCTCCCTCATCCTCATCCATACCGCCTTCCAGATCGGCTTCTGCACCTTCGTCCTGCGCAATTTCATGCGCACGGTGCCGCACGAGATCATGGACGCAGCCGAGGTGGATGGGTGTAGCGAGTTGCGCATCTACTGGCAGATGGTGTTGCCGCTCACCCTGCCGGCCCTGGCCGCCCTGGCCACGCTTGAGTTCACCTGGGTCTTCAACGACTATCTGTGGGCAATCATCCTCCTGCGCTCCGACGCCCTGCGCCCGGTGACGGCCGGGCTGGCCACCCTGCGCGGGCAATACAACACCGACTGGCCAGTGATCACCGCCGGCGCTCTCCTGGCCACCCTCCCCACCCTGCTCATCTTCATTTTCCTCCAGCGCTACTTCATCCAGGGCCTGACGCTAGGCTCGAACAAATAG